The genomic region GGTTGTGTTGCAAAGAATAGAAATTGGAGATAGATGTTGGTAGAAGCAAATAACTAATTAGCTAACCATATGAGAAAGTATAATCCTATAGATTTCAAGTGGCGTCATTATGAAGGAGAAATAATCTTATTATGTGTACGTTGGTATCTAAGATATAGACTTAGCTACCGTAATTTAAGCGAGATGATGGAAGAAAGAGGGCTAGAAATCTCTCCAAGTACAATATATAGGTGGGTTCAGCGCTATGCTCCTGAAATACAGAAAAGAGTTAGTTATTTTCTCAAATCTACTAATTCTTCTTGGCACTTAGATGAAACTTACATCAAAGTTAAAGGTAAGTGGTTATACTTATATAGAGCTATTGATAAAAATAAAAACACCATTGATTTTTACTTAAGTAAAACGCGCAACCACAAGGCAGCTAAACTATTCT from Candidatus Jidaibacter acanthamoeba harbors:
- a CDS encoding IS6 family transposase, translated to MRKYNPIDFKWRHYEGEIILLCVRWYLRYRLSYRNLSEMMEERGLEISPSTIYRWVQRYAPEIQKRVSYFLKSTNSSWHLDETYIKVKGKWLYLYRAIDKNKNTIDFYLSKTRNHKAAKLFLTKLINKKNAYEPKSITVDANPSYTLAFTQLQKEGKFSNTTIRKNKYLNNIIEQDHRRLKWKTKDAMGYHSYKTAY